The DNA sequence CGGCTTGATGATGAATGGCCTTCAGAGGCTTCAGGCCCTGATCCCATGCGTCCACGATCTGCTGGGGCGTCATCGTCGCGGGCGACCCGCCCGTCAGCGAGGTCATGTCGAACAGGACTTTATCCGAAAAGCATCGTTTGACCTTCGTCCAGTCCCGGTCATCGGTTCCGACAAACAGATCGTTGATGACTCCGATGATTTGGTCTTTGTTGAGCAGAATTTCAATCGGATCAGCCATGACTTCCTCCGACTCGTTCGATGACCCATAAGTCCAAAAACCCAACCCCGTGCGCCGCGAGGTCGCGGAAGATTTATTGTGGCCCCCCCGTATCATTATTTATTACGTTTCCGTTGACCCTAATCCCTCCTATTTTTGAGTCTCATCCAAAGCCCCACACCACCGACAATAAGAATGATAAGTATGGTGAGGATTTGCAGGATTGGATCAATGGGTTGTCCGTAGAAATTCGTCCCGCCCAGAAAGTTACGAGCGACTAAATCAGAAATGGCTTGTGCAGCTAGGACTATGACGAGAACTGTTCCTACAACCCAACTCAAGAAAGTTCTTTTCTGTAAAATCCACTTCAACAAGGAATGTCCTTTAGAGAAAAAAATATATTTTGCTTTATACTCCTCTTCCCTAACCGAGTCAACCGAGCGTCATCCCTCGGACGAATATGCCGTATTGAAATGCAACCGGCCGGAATGGAGGGCGCGTTCTATTCTGCGTGCCGTCTCGTGATCCAGTTGCGGATCTACCCAGACTTCACCCGCAACGCGGCGGCCCACGTAACGGCCGCCGAGATACGCGACGGCGTTGGAAGCGATGGCGGGGACTTTGGCGCCGGGGGTCAGGATGCCGACGAGGTTCATCGGATCGGCGGCCGAAATAATAATTGGTACGGGCGACGCATGCGTCGCCCCTACATCGGATGGCACGCGACGGTTCTCACGTAACAAATCCACCACCTCCGGCAAGGCAAACTGCTCGCCGCCGACACCGGTGATGAAGCGCCCGCCGCGGATCTCGCCTCGCGATTCCATGCGACGATAGATCGGCAGAAGCTCCTGCCAGGACGGCGCGGCGTCCTCGCGCGCCAGAAGATCGCGGAAAAAGACGCCATAACGTGCCAATAATTGCCAGGCCCATTGTTCCAGGGGCGATTTGCCATGCTCACCCACATTATCATGTGAATTTAGCTGTTCCGATGGATGTATCTCCCACCATCTACCACTTTGAGAGGTCATTCCGAAGGGTTTTATCCCACGTCTTTGGATATGGCGCCTCATACGCTGCGCTCGGTCGCGCATCGGCGAGGTCAAAGAACGGATCGCGCCGAAGCCATCCCCGCTCACCCGCCCGGCCGCGACCAGCTCCCAGAGCGCATCCTGAACTTGTGTCGGAAGAAGACGGGTCGCAGAGACGATCTCGTTGATGAAAAGCGCGCCGCGGCTCTGCAAGGTTGAGAGAACCTGCTTCGCATCCGATCCCGGATCATCCGGTAAATTTTCATCCGATCTCAGGCCGTCCATATCCTCCCGGAGCATCAACGTGATCGGGAGAATCTTCGTGGCATCGCGCGACGCCCGGGTGCGAACCCTGCCCCAGACCACGTCGCCCGACAAACAAAGGTCATCGAGCCATTTCGGATTATATTCGGCGACGCGTGCCGGAAGGATCGACTGCTCCCACAGAACCGCCGGGATCTCAAAGCCCTGGAGCTTCTCAATCACGGTGAAAAGACCGTCGCGCCCGTACACCTGCTTTTCCGGAGCCAGATGACTCCAGCCGAGCAGAAACCGGATCAGCTCCTCCGGGGTAACCGGCTCCATCTGACGACGCAGACTGTCGAGCGTCAGACGATGAATACGGGCCAGCAGTCGCCGGGCGCACCATTGTATGTCCGGGACGTCCGGATCAAAATGTCCCCTTAAGACATATCCCTCCGCTTCAAGCGCACCAAGCGATGATTCGATGACATGATCCGGAAGACCGAGATCCTGCGCCAGCCGTTCGAGTGTCGTGGGACCGACGACCTCCATCCGCCCGCGAACAAGCTGAACCCAGGCTTCGGACGCGGTCCAGTCCGTTCGGATTCCGGTCGGAATCGTGAGGATCGGGTTGGCCGTGAAACCCGACCGCGATGCCGAAACCACCGGCCAGCGTTCCGCCGCAACCCAGAAAACTTTCCCGTCCGCATCCACCGCGCGCGTCGCACGCCCGGAGTCGATCAACTCGGAGAACCATTTCCCCCAGGACCTTCCCTCTTCCTCGGGGAGGAGCCCGATCGTCAACAAGGTGTCATGCAGCTCGTCCGCGTCGCGTACAAGCGGCCAGGCCTCCTTCCGGACTTTTTCGACCGCCTCGGGATCGAGCCTTCCGAGGTCGCGCACCGATTCGATCGAGAGAGTCCGGCGCGTCGCCACGGCCCGGGCACGGCGTTCCTCCAGCGGCGCGTCATCCAGGAAGGCGTAGGGCTGCGCGTTCAAAAGCGAATAGGAGAAGGGCGTCGGCTCGCGTACGTCCATCGTCGTCACGCGAATCTTCCCCGCCTGAATCTCGCCCAGCAAGCGGACCAGTCCGTCGAGATCCATCGCTTCGTGAAGCGCGTCGTCCATCGTCTGGCGGACGAGGGGATGATCCGGGATCGGGATGTCCGGACCCGTCATGTTGTTTTCGGGGCAGGCCGTGAGGGCCGGGAAGACCGCCGTGAGCAGATCGTCCGCGCGAAAGCGCTGAAGCGGCGGGGGGACCTTCTTGCCGCCCCGATGCCTAAGCACCGCCAGTGCGCGCGTCGCGTTCCATCGCCACCGGACCGTGAAAAACGGCGTCGGCAATACGGCCTGCGTGAGAAGATGGGGAGTCTGCTCCGGCGGGACCATGCGGGGAATTTCATCGAGCGGAAAGCTCTGCTGCGGCCCGAGCGACAACACGACGCCGTTGTCGTCCGCGGAGGCCTGGAGCTCGAAATCGAACCGCCGGCAGAAACGCTTTCGGAGCGTCAGTCCCAGCGCGCGGTTGATCCGCCCGCCGAAGGGCGAATGGATTACGAGCTCCATCCCGCCCGACTCGTCGAAGAAGCGTTCGATCAGGAGATGGCTCTGCGTCGGGATCATCCCGACCGCCGCCTTCTGTGCCGAAAGATATTCGACCGCCTCCCTCGCGTTGGTCTCGCCCATCGCGCATTCGGTCGTGAGCCATTGGACCGCCTTTGTGGGATCGTCCAGCCGGTGTTCGATCGCTTCGCGAAGCGCCGAGACCTCCTGGGAAAGTTCGACCGTCCGGGAAGGCGCTTCGCCCCGCCAGAAAGGGATCGTCGGCGCGGCGCCGTGAGCGTCGGACACGACCACCTCGCCGGCACGGACGTGCCGGATCCGCCAAGAAGTGTTTCCGAGGAGAAAAACGTCTCCGCTCATGCTTTCGACCGCGAAGTCCTCGTCCACCGAACCCACCGTGACATGCTCCGGCTCGGAGACGACTTTGTAATCGGCCCGTTCCGGGATCGCCCCCCCGGAGGTGAGCGCGGTCAGACGCGCCCCGCGCCGGGCCTTGATCCGGCGATGAACCGCGTCGCGATAGAGATAGGCGCCCGAACGTCCGATCCCCGAAGCGAATCCCTCGGACAACATTTCGACCACCGCGTCGAAGTCGGTCCGGGCCAGCTCACGATAGGGAAAAGCCCCGCGTACGAGGTCGAACAATTT is a window from the Nitrospiria bacterium genome containing:
- a CDS encoding nuclear transport factor 2 family protein, with the protein product MADPIEILLNKDQIIGVINDLFVGTDDRDWTKVKRCFSDKVLFDMTSLTGGSPATMTPQQIVDAWDQGLKPLKAIHHQAGNYSVAVQGHEATAHCYGIAYHFLPNKTNRNTRTFVGSYDFHLTNLDQNWRIDHFKFNLKFIDGNPNLEADR
- a CDS encoding DEAD/DEAH box helicase, which produces SIVEGRDTLIAAPTGSGKTLAAFLASLDRLIRVGISGGLTDRTHVVYVSPLKALSNDVQRNLQVPLAEIRGLAHDEGIPLPEIRVLVRTGDTPASERQAMTRRPPHILVTTPESFYLLLTAEKSRKMLRSVDTVIVDEIHAVARDKRGSHLALSLERLEHLCERRPVRIGLSATQRPIEEMARFLVGTKRTVENGQPDCSIVDVGHLRKLDLAIETPKTPLSAVCSNEQWIEVYERVAEWIGQHRSTLIFVNTRRLAERVTHQLSELLGENAVASHHGSLSKKIRLAAEARLKAGELKAVVATASLELGIDIGFIDLVVQIGSPRAIATFLQRIGRSGHALGVIPKGRLMALTRDELLECGALIRAVRAGRLDRIEIPKAPLDILAQQIVAAASGEDWSGDKLFDLVRGAFPYRELARTDFDAVVEMLSEGFASGIGRSGAYLYRDAVHRRIKARRGARLTALTSGGAIPERADYKVVSEPEHVTVGSVDEDFAVESMSGDVFLLGNTSWRIRHVRAGEVVVSDAHGAAPTIPFWRGEAPSRTVELSQEVSALREAIEHRLDDPTKAVQWLTTECAMGETNAREAVEYLSAQKAAVGMIPTQSHLLIERFFDESGGMELVIHSPFGGRINRALGLTLRKRFCRRFDFELQASADDNGVVLSLGPQQSFPLDEIPRMVPPEQTPHLLTQAVLPTPFFTVRWRWNATRALAVLRHRGGKKVPPPLQRFRADDLLTAVFPALTACPENNMTGPDIPIPDHPLVRQTMDDALHEAMDLDGLVRLLGEIQAGKIRVTTMDVREPTPFSYSLLNAQPYAFLDDAPLEERRARAVATRRTLSIESVRDLGRLDPEAVEKVRKEAWPLVRDADELHDTLLTIGLLPEEEGRSWGKWFSELIDSGRATRAVDADGKVFWVAAERWPVVSASRSGFTANPILTIPTGIRTDWTASEAWVQLVRGRMEVVGPTTLERLAQDLGLPDHVIESSLGALEAEGYVLRGHFDPDVPDIQWCARRLLARIHRLTLDSLRRQMEPVTPEELIRFLLGWSHLAPEKQVYGRDGLFTVIEKLQGFEIPAVLWEQSILPARVAEYNPKWLDDLCLSGDVVWGRVRTRASRDATKILPITLMLREDMDGLRSDENLPDDPGSDAKQVLSTLQSRGALFINEIVSATRLLPTQVQDALWELVAAGRVSGDGFGAIRSLTSPMRDRAQRMRRHIQRRGIKPFGMTSQSGRWWEIHPSEQLNSHDNVGEHGKSPLEQWAWQLLARYGVFFRDLLAREDAAPSWQELLPIYRRMESRGEIRGGRFITGVGGEQFALPEVVDLLRENRRVPSDVGATHASPVPIIISAADPMNLVGILTPGAKVPAIASNAVAYLGGRYVGRRVAGEVWVDPQLDHETARRIERALHSGRLHFNTAYSSEG